In Saccharomycodes ludwigii strain NBRC 1722 chromosome III, whole genome shotgun sequence, one DNA window encodes the following:
- the TAO3 gene encoding Tao3p (similar to Saccharomyces cerevisiae YIL129C | TAO3 | Transcriptional Activator of OCH1), which produces MNTQYTFPSTKPASSTLENTHDSSELSSPPPNFVAATDNNEPKQQQQTNINTITANANYSSPPDQEQNLHTNMTPTLLNTEQIYNNKIQNAQQQTVNISNDSNSNTNNAQLYPVPQGFVDQKERNHILRIDIPPPEPSNVELMNGMKNSLIVTTETMMYNENPQPQPQPQPQLEPLSTTSNASLSNIHAQVARKQLATEWKTSSEYALHILFTKFVRYSESMLNQCLKYSFHEEPQIVNIIGEGVDKEFDKIIKALGYIARTNPKPVIDAMMFWRKAKSELATKAGGAVELLMKQYKQSSQPSTPIITTTATQTNNTGIHHFYPYTRRHQSKTSTGSISSSSGNSASPFKNGFDHKQKALERQIELAKEAAFQADRKSMISIYILCRVLIEIVKQCVYTESNLELIHKLEEIVFTQLKTTDPLSVSTSIIRSSNWNSFAELLGCMSDINFVSVSDRFIASLEKVPVLISKEEEPNFQLLILGMRYLKLKNYPLERFEEGADCIKSIAKFFSKSQNIAVKLAYADVLTHLLLPLVGDLTAEVNHPDWVEAMEMIINTCTKLKHDHKSWASWFKLTVTVLCVSPQELFSVSWLSLIEDNAIKLKSKSLEERINFAVGISRLVWVYLFRCTESLNNTEKSLKRIFSLFIKPKKKDNWVTTDSALLEPLVDILVTISYQHSTLVIENILLPLLKLGFNGSSLDNVQHEKLMLTISAYKGLLLSKERPSFPSTDTRNYDLDLNIISNKASDPNSQDHEEMCSLINKLFLLLDSTIGSEIWSPENEHQRTPSTPFQHISSFGFSFNNNTNNNNTNNNIIGNNIGSSNGTASYDSLGNKSDLNVALFAIIIEVIPCCLAACNNIPFKSTIEILSRNAVHKEQVIHKTSEIALRALASKKNPYTLITWFAKYSFDFDEKTQSSYNTSYLSSTEYQDLLILYTELLECWLEQFQRSNEEAEKKEIGLDGIHLPFQDENNQDKIVTQELEYKNTCTVIEEVEGNGLFFLCSHDAGIRRLALKILRSVAKFDSAMCEKTTKMEKSHSRTSSSKFFAESGSRLIDILNTCDFSKLVPADVLSKLSTAEKSRLAKLSNKHKKGVLVRLAESDYGVDAALWMRGFPKLLNIIFKSCPITMALCRSIVCIRLVQLHEIILSISNNTHVATNPNVLPENIVSEWKLFLIVACSLLTSTNEQKMHLPVMKTHGRKKSQQIFTVHHQKIKSARSIFKMLLPLLNTKNPLVKDAIISGLSCININIFKAFLESVEKSLCNWNFESQTNQVRMEIFHILNTSSSFLKEPSINEDEWILRSLANFLQNAKKFLEDPRVQISPTFQPLRVYFSGLLCNYYKAIVGHPDIMQELFPFEARTSCFNYLMEWCGYGQYSKLCKEMYSQMLKHYHGTRDITSVATSLEFYRTKLETSSLECMVTLLQGPVTYEFNPIGDSEPIVISFDINDLLIWINSLFSSDEPNLRQYGCSALRNLLQNNVENKDLYNRVLKQCFFHSVSLDVTELYYKTICESLLKGELKMTINEDDAVTLGLYGIISENRDIRTYAIDLLSTIESELHNSSYTKVFKERIANDSKTVYKATAKEISNIFAELPTQEQRLKLYSKLCLVLELLTFDLKHDLLILLLPWVHKFVLKNSDELDTFMVLNNTVGITVMCNDIFPMEVEQLWISLGKGNSFQNLHVASDYIIKTSILSRNPEYVKVCKDIILYLSNVPGGLGVVDKLLNSLEPKFTIPNTRSVFRIPENTKYDNITDVFRLINYTGKDVHFSRAQISTIFLVNLLSLSNEAVSAKIPLLLHICLVFLDHYIPIIQESAAKILCDLIYALNPSHEKSEQTVKIIKDNSELWAYNQLVKDKKGARSPKTMDLVIKNILLIISGKSELQEEWQRIACKWATTCSVRHIACRSFQIFRSLLTFLDLNMLEEMLHRLSNTIADENPDIQGFSMQILMTFNALTAELSPEKLIDFPQLFWALCACLQTIHEQEFIEVLSSLIKFVSKIDLDSIDTVQCLIATFPSDWEGKFNGLQEIIMIGLRSCNSYELSMRFLDRLNLLKDTQIVANSNTRLLYALLANIPRFMYTFDKKEYLIEIQQGAENLIELCAMCNQPSLSRLIDSLANNKFRSKKDFISQIVSFISRNYFPDHSGTSLVFFLGLLFNSTDWIRLQVLEFLKYIFPLVDLTRPEFSGVGADLISPLLSLLLTDYDFQALEVLNCVHSIQGSKIDKDILRISMGNKEIKKNYAKIETLFYVPDDEGGWSIPKPAIAAASTRHNVHAVYSTCHIKTSSNIGGNTNGGVPSNNTVTILDHNNYTTTPTDNITNNNNSASVVVPNTTTLIDNANVVMANEVAGTNVPYVFQDTYTDDYRNTNEQKRPQQHIPSTENVIASGEQRLQITADTDKLLQQPQKQHQQEVATDTLKIKDEQGRNMQYREITRKAEEEKEQQQQQQEEEEEKEEEEEEEEEYYRMYNNMILFDEEEAAAVVTTSIEEDEIDSDYGDNHISYIRHKLSNTDINAASENNISDNRYTINNNTNKILDNTVGLTMREEKILKPGNSNRANRDKKKRKSRKGGISKRGRSEEEREIEVEYYDNESIVGNEDPDASLSHMWAELDNLDAFFTKDSSEFWSKPSNDFKGL; this is translated from the coding sequence ATGAACACACAATACACCTTTCCTTCCACTAAACCCGCGTCTTCTACGCTAGAAAACACTCATGATTCATCTGAATTGTCTTCACCTCCGCCCAACTTTGTCGCTGctactgataataatgaaccaaaacagcaacaacaaactaatataaatacaataaCGGCAAATGCAAACTACAGTTCCCCTCCAGATCAAGAACAAAATTTGCATACAAACATGACCCCAACCCTTTTAAATACAGAACAAatttacaacaacaaaatacaaaatgCTCAACAACAAACCGTAAATATAAGCAATGATAGCAATAGTAATACAAATAACGCACAGCTTTACCCTGTACCACAGGGTTTTGTTGATCAAAAAGAACGAAACCATATTTTGAGAATAGATATACCTCCTCCAGAACCATCTAATGTTGAGCTTATGAACGGTATGAAAAACAGTCTTATTGTTACTACCGAAACAATGATGTACAATGAAAACCCGCAACCGCAACCGCAACCGCAACCTCAACTAGAACCTTTATCCACCACTAGTAATGCTTCTTTAAGTAACATACATGCTCAAGTAGCAAGAAAACAGTTAGCCACGGAGTGGAAAACTTCTTCAGAATATGCTTTgcatattttatttaccaAATTTGTGAGATATAGTGAATCGATGTTGAACCAATGTTTGAAATACTCTTTTCATGAGGAGCCCCAAATTGTGAATATTATTGGCGAAGGGGTCGATAAagaatttgataaaattataaaagcTTTAGGATATATAGCGAGAACAAACCCAAAACCTGTGATCGATGCTATGATGTTCTGGAGAAAGGCAAAATCAGAGCTAGCCACCAAGGCGGGTGGTGCGGTTGAATTACTAATGAAACAGTACAAACAGTCGTCCCAACCATCAACTCCAATAATAACGACAACAGCTACACAGACCAATAACACAGGTATCCATCATTTTTATCCTTATACTCGTCGTCATCAATCAAAAACATCTACTGGttctatttcttcttcctctggAAATAGTGCCTCTCCATTTAAAAACGGATTTGACCACAAGCAGAAAGCATTAGAAAGACAAATAGAACTAGCCAAAGAAGCCGCCTTTCAAGCAGATAGGAAAAGTATGATTAGTATTTATATCTTATGCAGGGTCCTTATTGAAATTGTTAAACAGTGTGTTTATACGGAGTCCAACTTGGAATTGATTCATAAATTGGAAGAAATTGTATTTACTCAATTGAAAACCACCGATCCACTATCTGTATCTACTAGTATTATACGGTCTTCTAACTGGAATAGTTTTGCGGAGTTATTAGGTTGCATGAGCGATATAAATTTTGTAAGCGTTAGTGATAGATTTATTGCAAGTCTAGAAAAAGTACCAGTATTGATatcaaaagaagaagaaccTAATTTccaattattaattttaggTATGAGATATTTGAAGTTGAAGAATTACCCCTTGGAAAGATTTGAGGAAGGAGCAGATTGTATTAAATCCATTGCCaagtttttttcaaaatcacAAAATATTGCTGTGAAATTAGCCTATGCAGATGTTTTAACTCATTTATTGTTGCCTCTTGTTGGCGATTTGACTGCTGAAGTCAACCATCCCGACTGGGTCGAAGCAATGGAGATGATTATTAATACATGTACCAAATTGAAACACGATCACAAGTCCTGGGCAAGTTGGTTTAAGTTGACAGTAACTGTTTTATGTGTTTCTCCACAGGAATTGTTTAGCGTTAGCTGGCTCTCTTTAATAGAAGATAACGCAATTAAACTGAAATCAAAAAGTTTAGAAGAAAGAATTAATTTTGCCGTTGGAATTTCAAGGCTAGTTTGGGTGTATTTATTCCGCTGCACAGAATCATTAAATAACACAGAAAAATCATtgaaaagaatattttcattatttattaaaccgaaaaaaaaggataattGGGTAACTACCGATTCTGCTTTATTGGAGCCACTAGTAGACATTTTAGTCACCATAAGTTACCAGCATAGTACTTTAGTAATtgaaaacattttattgCCCTTATTGAAGTTGGGATTTAATGGCAGTTCATTGGATAATGTACAGCATGAAAAGTTAATGTTGACTATATCCGCATACAAGGGCCTATTACTATCGAAGGAACGTCCATCTTTTCCTTCAACTGATACTAGGAACTATGATCttgatttaaatattatatcaAATAAGGCGTCTGATCCTAATAGTCAAGATCATGAAGAAATGTGTTCGCTTATTAAtaagttatttttgttgttagaTTCCACCATTGGATCAGAGATTTGGTCTCCTGAAAACGAACACCAAAGAACTCCCTCCACACCTTTTCAACATATTTCATCATTTGGGTTTTCCTTTAACAATaacaccaacaacaataatacaaataataatattattggaaaTAATATTGGAAGTTCCAACGGCACTGCATCTTATGATAGTTTAGGGAATAAATCGGATCTAAATGTTGCATTATTCGCTATCATTATTGAAGTAATTCCATGTTGTTTGGCTGCTTGTAATAACATTCCATTTAAAAGTACGATTGAGATTCTATCAAGGAATGCTGTTCATAAGGAACAAGTGATCCATAAGACTTCAGAAATAGCGTTGCGTGCACTTGCCTCAAAAAAGAACCCCTATACACTAATCACCTGGTTTGCCAAATATTCCTTTGATTTTGACGAAAAAACACAATCGAGTTATAATACATCCTATTTATCATCAACTGAATACCAAGATTTGCTAATTTTGTACACAGAATTGTTAGAATGCTGGTTAGAACAGTTTCAAAGATCAAACGAAGAagctgaaaaaaaagaaattggcCTTGATGGAATTCATTTGCCATTCCAAGATGAGAACAATCAGGATAAAATTGTTACTCAGGAATTAGAATATAAGAACACATGTACTGTTATAGAAGAGGTTGAAGGGAATGGCTTATTCTTCCTATGCTCGCATGATGCTGGTATCAGGAGATTGGCTTTAAAAATCCTACGATCTGTCGCCAAGTTTGACAGTGCCATGTGCGAAAAGACTacaaaaatggaaaaatcACACAGCAGAACTTCGTCAAGTAAATTTTTTGCCGAAAGTGGCTCAAGATTAATTGATATATTAAACACTTGtgatttttctaaattggTACCAGCTGATGTATTATCCAAGCTGAGTACTGCTGAAAAAAGCCGATTAGCAAAGCTAAGTAACAAACACAAAAAGGGTGTCTTGGTAAGATTGGCAGAAAGTGACTACGGCGTTGATGCTGCTTTATGGATGCGAGGATTCCCTAagcttttaaatataatttttaaaagttgcCCTATCACAATGGCCCTGTGTCGGTCCATAGTTTGTATTCGATTAGTTCAGTTACatgaaattattttgtcTATATCAAACAACACCCACGTTGCTACGAATCCTAATGTTCTACCAGAAAACATTGTATCTGAATggaaattgtttttaatagttgCATGTTCCCTATTAACTTCAACaaatgaacaaaaaatgcACCTTCCTGTAATGAAAACCCATGGgaggaaaaaaagtcaGCAAATATTTACTGTTCATCATCAAAAGATCAAATCTGCACGATccattttcaaaatgttGTTGCCATTGTTGAACACTAAGAACCCTTTGGTTAAAGATGCTATTATTTCTGGATTAAGTTGCATCAacataaatattttcaaagcaTTTTTGGAAAGTGTTGAAAAATCGCTATGCAATTGGAACTTTGAAAGTCAGACTAATCAAGTTAGAATGGAAATCtttcatattttaaatacttCTTCATCCTTTTTGAAGGAACCTAGTATTAATGAAGATGAGTGGATTTTACGAAGTTTGGCAAATTTCCTACAAAATGcgaaaaagtttttagaAGATCCACGTGTGCAGATTTCTCCGACTTTTCAACCTTTACGTGTCTATTTTTCTGGATTATTATGCAACTATTATAAAGCTATCGTTGGCCATCCAGATATCATGCAAGAATTATTCCCATTTGAAGCAAGAACATcatgttttaattatttaatggAATGGTGTGGCTATGGTCAATATTCTAAACTTTGCAAAGAGATGTATTCTCAAATGTTGAAACACTATCATGGTACTCGTGATATCACATCAGTGGCAACCTCACTAGAATTTTACAGGACAAAGTTGGAAACATCCTCTTTGGAATGCATGGTTACTTTGTTACAAGGTCCAGTTACTTACGAATTTAACCCCATTGGGGACTCTGAGCCCATTGTAATTTCCTTTGACATCAATGATCTATTAATTTGGATCAATTCATTGTTTTCTTCAGATGAGCCTAATCTCAGACAGTATGGTTGCTCGGCCTTGCGGAATTTGTTACAAAATAATGTGGAAAACAAGGATTTGTACAATAGAGTATTGAAACAGTGTTTTTTTCATAGTGTTAGCCTAGATGTCACTGAACTGTATTATAAAACTATTTGTGAGTCATTGTTGAAGGGTGAACTTAAAATGACTATTAATGAGGACGATGCTGTTACTTTAGGATTGTATGGTATCATAAGTGAAAATAGAGATATTCGTACATATGCTATTGATTTATTGTCTACTATTGAATCAGAATTGCACAACTCTTCTTATACAAAGGTGtttaaagaaagaattGCTAATGATTCAAAGACAGTATATAAAGCTACTGCAAAAGAGATATCAAACATTTTCGCGGAACTTCCAACACAAGAACAAAGATTGAAATTATATTCCAAGTTATGTTTAGTTTTAGAATTGTTAACTTTTGATTTGAAACAcgatttattaattttgttgttgccATGGGTTCATAAATTTGTGTTAAAAAATTCGGATGAACTCGACACATTTATGGTATTAAATAACACCGTAGGTATAACTGTAATGTGCAATGATATTTTCCCAATGGAGGTAGAACAACTTTGGATTTCATTAGGAAAGGGCAATTCATTTCAAAATTTACATGTTGCCTCGGACTACATCATAAAGACATCTATTCTCTCACGTAATCCAGAATACGTCAAGGTTTGTAAGGATATTATCCTATATTTATCGAATGTTCCTGGTGGACTGGGTGTTGttgataaattattaaatagtTTAGAACCAAAATTCACCATTCCGAACACCAGGAGTGTTTTTAGAATACCGGAAAATACAAAGtatgataatattactgACGTGTTTAGATTGATTAACTACACGGGTAAAGATGTGCACTTTTCAAGGGCACAAATATCCACTATATTTTTGGTAAATTTGTTGTCTTTATCCAATGAAGCAGTTAGTGCGAAAATACCATTGTTGTTACATATATGCCTGGTATTTTTGGATCACTATATACCGATTATCCAAGAGTCTGCTGCGAAGATACTATGTGATTTGATCTATGCTTTAAATCCATCGCACGAAAAGAGCGAGCAGACAGTCAAAATCATTAAAGATAACTCGGAATTGTGGGCTTACAATCAATTGGTGAAGGATAAAAAAGGTGCTAGATCTCCGAAGACAATGGACTtggttattaaaaatatcttaTTGATTATCTCTGGGAAAAGTGAGTTGCAAGAGGAGTGGCAGCGCATTGCATGCAAGTGGGCCACAACTTGTTCAGTCCGTCACATTGCATGCAGatcttttcaaatattcaGATCTTTGTTAACTTTTTTGGATTTGAATATGCTGGAGGAAATGCTACATAGATTATCAAATACTATAGCAGATGAGAACCCAGACATACAAGGGTTTTCCATGCAAATTTTAATGACGTTTAATGCTTTAACAGCAGAGTTATCACCGGAAAAACTAATTGATTTCCCTCAGTTATTTTGGGCTTTGTGTGCATGTTTACAAACCATTCATGAACAGGAGTTTATTGAAGTATTGTCCAGTTTGATAAAGTTTGTATCTAAAATCGATTTGGATTCTATTGACACAGTTCAGTGTTTGATTGCTACTTTCCCATCTGATTGGGAAGGAAAATTCAATGGGTTACAAGAAATCATCATGATTGGTTTAAGATCTTGTAATTCATACGAATTATCAATGAGATTTTTGGATagattaaatttattaaaagacaCTCAGATCGTGGCTAACTCAAATACTAGGTTGTTGTATGCTTTATTAGCAAATATACCAAGATTTATGTACACTTTTGATAAAAAGGAGTATTTGATAGAAATCCAACAAGGTGCAGAAAACTTGATTGAATTATGCGCTATGTGTAACCAGCCCTCTTTATCTAGGTTGATTGATTCTTTggccaataataaatttagatCTAAGAAAGATTTTATAAGTCAAATTGttagttttatttctaGGAATTATTTTCCAGATCATTCTGGGACCtcattggtattttttttaggctTATTATTTAACAGTACCGATTGGATAAGGCTCCAAGTTttggaatttttaaaatatattttcccATTAGTTGATTTAACAAGACCGGAATTTTCCGGTGTTGGAGCGGACTTGATATCTCCATTGTTGAGTTTGTTATTAACTGATTATGATTTTCAAGCTTTGGAGGTGTTAAATTGTGTACACTCTATCCAGGGAAGTAAAATCgataaagatattttgaGGATAAGTATGGGCAATAAAGAGatcaagaaaaattatgCAAAAATTGAAACACTATTCTACGTACCGGATGATGAGGGTGGATGGTCTATTCCCAAGCCTGCTATTGCTGCCGCTTCAACGAGACATAACGTCCATGCAGTTTATTCAACATGCCATATCAAAACTTCTTCCAATATTGGTGGTAATACCAATGGTGGTGTTCCTTCGAACAATACGGTAACTATTTTGGACCACAATAATTATACCACTACTCCTActgataatattactaataacaataatagtgcAAGTGTTGTGGTTCCTAATACAACTACACTAATAGATAATGCTAATGTAGTAATGGCGAATGAAGTTGCTGGTACTAACGTACCATATGTTTTTCAAGACACGTATACCGACGATTACAGGAATACGAATGAACAGAAGAGGCCACAACAACATATACCAAGCACCGAGAATGTGATAGCTTCTGGCGAACAACGCTTGCAGATCACTGCCGACACAGATAAGTTACTGCAACAGCCACAAAAACAACACCAACAAGAAGTTGCAACGGACACCttgaaaattaaagatgAACAAGGGAGGAATATGCAATACAGGGAAATAACTAGAAAagcagaagaagaaaaagaacaacaacaacaacaacaagaagaagaagaagaaaaagaagaagaggaggaggaggaggaagaaTATTATAGAATGTACAATAACatgatattatttgatgaagaagaagcagCAGCAGTGGTGACAACATCAATTGAAGAAGACGAAATAGATTCTGATTATGGTGACAATCATATTTCATATATTAGACATAAACTCAGTAATACTGACATTAACGCTGCTAGTGAAAACAATATCAGTGATAATCGCtatacaataaataataatactaataaaattCTCGATAATACTGTTGGGCTTACTATGAGAGAAGAAAAGATACTCAAGCCCGGCAACAGTAACAGAGCGAACAGagacaagaaaaaaagaaaaagtagAAAAGGAGGAATCAGCAAAAGGGGTAGAtctgaagaagaaagagaaattgAAGTTGAGTACTATGACAATGAATCTATCGTAGGGAACGAGGATCCAGATGCTTCTTTAAGTCATATGTGGGCTGAATTGGATAATTTGGATGCATTTTTTACCAAAGATTCCAGTGAATTTTGGTCAAAACCATCAAACGACTTTAAAGGTTtatag